In a single window of the Eshraghiella crossota genome:
- the argC gene encoding N-acetyl-gamma-glutamyl-phosphate reductase has protein sequence MTKVYIDGSEGTTGLRINERFKGRDDIEILTIPSELRKDVNERRKYINESDITFLCLPDAAAIEAVSLVENENVTIIDASTAHRTSPGWAYGFPELSEEFRENIRNSKKIANPGCYASGFISLAYPLVKMGIIGPDFPISAFALSGYSGAGKKTIAIYESDEKTVEMNAPREYALTQKHKHLKEMKAITGLSREPLFTPIVDDYYSGMIVNIPLYVDMIGMKPEELQKVFADFYKGEKFINVKPFDAQTEELNGFMAANSCSGWDGMEIYICGNDDRILLSSRFDNLGKGASGAAIQCMNIVLGCDEAKGLNL, from the coding sequence ATGACAAAAGTATATATTGACGGAAGCGAGGGTACTACAGGTCTTAGAATCAATGAGCGATTCAAAGGCAGGGATGATATAGAGATACTTACAATCCCAAGTGAACTTCGTAAGGATGTTAATGAAAGACGAAAATATATAAATGAATCGGACATAACTTTTTTGTGTCTCCCTGATGCGGCTGCAATTGAAGCCGTTTCCCTTGTGGAAAATGAAAATGTTACAATAATAGATGCCTCTACGGCACACAGGACAAGTCCGGGCTGGGCTTACGGATTTCCTGAACTTTCGGAAGAATTCAGGGAAAATATCAGAAACAGCAAGAAAATTGCCAATCCTGGCTGCTATGCTTCAGGATTTATTTCACTTGCTTATCCGCTTGTGAAAATGGGAATAATAGGACCTGATTTTCCGATTTCTGCATTTGCCCTTTCAGGTTACAGCGGGGCAGGCAAAAAGACTATTGCCATATATGAATCGGATGAGAAGACTGTGGAAATGAATGCTCCAAGAGAGTATGCACTTACGCAGAAACATAAACATCTAAAAGAAATGAAAGCGATTACAGGACTTTCAAGGGAACCTCTTTTTACCCCTATCGTAGACGATTATTACAGCGGAATGATTGTCAATATCCCGCTTTATGTGGATATGATAGGCATGAAGCCTGAGGAACTTCAGAAAGTATTTGCAGATTTCTACAAGGGTGAGAAATTTATCAATGTAAAACCTTTCGATGCACAGACAGAAGAACTTAATGGTTTTATGGCAGCCAACTCATGTTCCGGATGGGACGGAATGGAAATATACATTTGCGGTAATGATGACAGAATCCTTCTTTCATCACGTTTTGACAATCTTGGAAAAGGTGCGTCAGGTGCTGCGATACAGTGTATGAACATTGTGCTTGGCTGTGATGAAGCAAAGGGTTTGAATCTGTAA